A window of Coturnix japonica isolate 7356 chromosome 2, Coturnix japonica 2.1, whole genome shotgun sequence contains these coding sequences:
- the CRH gene encoding corticoliberin — translation MKLQPLVCAGILLLALLPCHECRALSKSPGAARGALQQPDFFPQQQQQQQQQQTLPVLLRMGEEYFLRLGHLTKRPAGLFSASSGGHLRPEASAELLRAAAAQLQRSGSPEGDEGAGEAVEREKRSEEPPISLDLTFHLLREVLEMARAEQLAQQAHSNRKLMEIIGK, via the coding sequence ATGAAGCTCCAGCCGCTGGTGTGCGCGGGGATCCTGCTGCTcgccctgctgccctgccacGAGTGCCGAGCGCTCAGCAAGAGCCCGGGAGCCGCCCGCggggctctgcagcagcccGATTTCTtcccgcagcagcagcagcagcagcagcagcagcaaactcTGCCCGTCCTGCTCCGCATGGGAGAGGAGTACTTCCTACGCCTGGGCCACCTCACCAAGCGCCCCGCCGGCCTTTTCTCCGCCTCCTCCGGCGGCCACCTCCGGCCCGAAGCCTCCGCCGAGTTGTTGCGGGCGGCCGCGGCGCAGCTGCAGCGGTCGGGGAGCCCCGAAGGGGACGAAGGAGCGGGGGAGGCGGTGGAAAGGGAGAAGCGCTCCGAGGAGCCGCCCATCTCCCTGGACCTGACTTTCCACCTGCTGCGGGAGGTGCTGGAGATGGCCCGAGCCGAGCAGCTGGCGCAGCAAGCCCACAGCAACAGGAAACTGATGGAAATCATCGGGAAATGA